One Gemmatimonadaceae bacterium DNA segment encodes these proteins:
- a CDS encoding alanine--glyoxylate aminotransferase family protein has protein sequence MSSTVVPAPSTLPPGASVKAPPFGRFFLPGPTEVRHDVLYAMTAQMIGHRGADVEALMARVGPKLQQVFRTSRPVYSVTSSATGLMEAGVRNASHKRVLCLINGSFSERFHKASVNSGIAADKLEVPFGDYHAPELLADALKKKEYDVVTIVHSETSTGVLNPIRELAQVAHQAGDIAVVIDTVSSLAAGAVECDAWELDYVLTGSQKALALPPGLAFCTANERVFARARQSHRRGLYFDLLEFDEYYRKHQTPNTPAVSLLYALDVQLDYILAEGVEARWARHGEMAQYTWAWAESRGLRIFAPVGYRSPGVSCILMPEGVKGGEVAAAMKARGFVLAPGYGSRKDDMVRIGHMGEHSLGEVQEVLAALGEVLGR, from the coding sequence ATGAGCAGCACTGTCGTTCCCGCACCGTCCACGCTTCCTCCGGGCGCCAGCGTCAAGGCGCCGCCCTTCGGCCGCTTCTTCCTTCCCGGCCCGACCGAGGTTCGTCACGACGTGCTGTATGCCATGACCGCGCAGATGATCGGGCATCGCGGCGCCGACGTGGAGGCGCTGATGGCGCGCGTGGGTCCCAAGCTGCAGCAGGTGTTTCGCACGTCGCGCCCCGTCTATTCGGTGACGTCGTCGGCGACAGGGTTGATGGAGGCGGGGGTACGCAACGCCTCGCACAAACGCGTCCTATGCCTCATCAACGGCTCCTTCTCGGAGCGCTTCCACAAGGCATCGGTGAACTCGGGCATCGCGGCCGACAAGCTCGAGGTTCCCTTCGGCGATTATCATGCTCCCGAGCTGCTTGCCGACGCGCTGAAGAAGAAGGAGTACGACGTCGTCACGATCGTGCACTCGGAGACGTCGACGGGGGTGCTCAACCCGATTCGCGAACTGGCGCAGGTTGCACACCAGGCGGGTGACATTGCCGTGGTGATCGACACCGTGTCGTCGCTGGCCGCCGGCGCCGTGGAGTGCGATGCGTGGGAGCTGGACTACGTCCTCACGGGATCGCAGAAGGCGCTGGCGCTCCCGCCGGGATTGGCGTTCTGCACCGCCAACGAGCGTGTTTTTGCGCGCGCGCGCCAGAGCCATCGCCGCGGGCTGTACTTCGACCTGCTCGAGTTCGACGAGTACTACCGGAAGCACCAGACGCCCAACACGCCGGCCGTGTCGCTGCTCTACGCGCTGGACGTGCAGCTGGACTACATCCTTGCCGAGGGCGTGGAGGCGCGGTGGGCGCGCCATGGCGAGATGGCGCAGTACACGTGGGCGTGGGCCGAGTCGCGCGGGCTCCGCATCTTTGCACCTGTCGGCTACCGTTCGCCGGGCGTGAGCTGCATCCTCATGCCGGAGGGGGTCAAGGGGGGCGAGGTGGCGGCGGCGATGAAGGCGAGGGGCTTCGTGCTCGCGCCGGGCTACGGTTCGCGCAAGGACGACATGGTGCGCATTGGCCACATGGGCGAGCACTCGTTAGGTGAGGTGCAGGAAGTGCTGGCGGCGCTGGGGGAGGTGCTGGGGCGGTAA
- a CDS encoding HAD-IB family phosphatase — protein sequence MFRTVFFDCDTTLSAMEGIDELAREYRDQIVPLTEAAMRGEVALESVYARRLAIIRPSRAELERVGRLYVERLVPGAREVVAALQQADAEVHIISGGLRPAVLHVADALGVPHDRVHAVDIRFDEAGQYAGFDESSPLTRDGGKPVVITSLGPLPRPMMLVGDGNTDLEAKGVVDCFVGFAGVVARPRVVAEAHVVVHERSLFPVLALALDGPATAASHAPELPASPVPPPKGSP from the coding sequence GTGTTCCGCACCGTCTTCTTCGACTGCGACACGACCCTCTCGGCCATGGAGGGGATCGACGAGTTGGCGCGTGAGTACCGCGACCAGATCGTTCCGCTCACCGAGGCGGCGATGCGGGGCGAGGTTGCGCTGGAGTCGGTGTACGCACGGCGACTCGCAATCATCCGGCCGTCGCGCGCGGAACTGGAGCGCGTGGGACGGCTGTACGTCGAGCGGCTCGTGCCTGGCGCGCGCGAGGTGGTGGCCGCGTTGCAGCAGGCGGACGCCGAGGTGCACATCATCTCTGGCGGGTTGCGCCCGGCGGTGCTCCACGTGGCCGACGCACTCGGCGTCCCGCACGACCGGGTGCACGCGGTCGACATCCGGTTCGACGAGGCGGGACAGTACGCCGGCTTCGACGAGTCGTCGCCACTCACGCGCGATGGCGGGAAGCCAGTCGTCATCACATCGTTAGGGCCGCTGCCGCGCCCCATGATGCTCGTGGGCGACGGCAACACCGACCTCGAGGCCAAGGGTGTGGTCGACTGCTTCGTCGGCTTTGCCGGCGTCGTGGCGCGGCCACGCGTCGTGGCCGAGGCGCACGTGGTGGTGCACGAGCGCTCGCTGTTCCCGGTACTCGCGCTGGCCCTCGACGGGCCGGCGACCGCTGCATCTCACGCGCCGGAACTCCCGGCGTCTCCTGTTCCTCCGCCCAAGGGTTCCCCATGA
- the lpdA gene encoding dihydrolipoyl dehydrogenase produces the protein MANELLAADVVVIGGGPGGYVASIRAAQLGLSTVCVEMDKTLGGTCVNVGCIPSKALLQSSEHYEFAKLHAHEHGLAFDGLRFDLAAMMKRKDDVVGANTRGVEFLLKKNKVTWARGRGTLKPGNIVDVTANDGTVTTYQARHVIIATGSVPSELPFLKFDERRVLSNVGALSIAEVPRHLVVIGGGVIGLELGSVWRRLGAKVTVVEFMPTILPGNDDDITREADRIFRKQGLDLRTGTKVTGAIVEANRVLVTIDKDGATETLDADYVLVSVGRRPSLHGIDAAALGLKTLARGEVMVDDQMRTNLPNVFAIGDVVGGKLLAHKAEEEGVVAAEVIAGKPVHMHYHSMPGVVYTWPEIATVGLTEQEVKASARAYKVGKFPFSANGRARTMGETNGFVKMIADAQTDELLGCHMIGANVSDLLAEVVLAFEYRGSSEDIGITVHSHPTLSEVTKEAALAVLGRAIHI, from the coding sequence ATGGCGAACGAACTCCTCGCCGCCGACGTGGTGGTGATCGGTGGCGGTCCCGGCGGCTATGTCGCATCCATTCGCGCGGCCCAGCTCGGCCTTTCCACGGTCTGCGTCGAGATGGACAAGACGCTCGGCGGCACGTGCGTCAACGTGGGATGCATCCCGTCCAAGGCGCTGCTCCAATCGTCGGAGCACTACGAGTTCGCCAAGCTGCACGCACACGAGCACGGCCTTGCCTTCGACGGACTCCGCTTCGACCTCGCGGCGATGATGAAGCGCAAGGACGACGTCGTGGGGGCCAACACGCGCGGCGTGGAGTTCCTCCTCAAGAAGAACAAGGTCACGTGGGCGCGAGGGCGCGGGACGCTCAAGCCCGGCAACATCGTCGACGTGACCGCCAACGACGGCACCGTCACGACGTACCAGGCCAGGCACGTCATCATCGCCACCGGCTCGGTCCCGTCGGAACTTCCCTTCCTCAAGTTCGACGAGCGGCGCGTCCTCTCGAACGTCGGCGCGCTCTCGATAGCCGAGGTGCCGCGCCATCTCGTCGTGATCGGCGGCGGGGTGATCGGGCTCGAGCTTGGCTCCGTCTGGCGACGTTTAGGGGCCAAGGTGACAGTGGTCGAGTTCATGCCGACCATCCTCCCCGGCAACGACGACGACATCACGCGCGAGGCCGACCGCATCTTCCGCAAGCAGGGGCTCGACCTCCGCACCGGGACCAAGGTGACGGGGGCGATCGTCGAAGCGAACCGCGTCCTCGTGACCATCGACAAGGACGGTGCCACGGAGACGCTCGACGCGGACTACGTCCTGGTCTCCGTTGGCCGCCGGCCGTCGTTGCACGGGATCGACGCCGCGGCACTGGGGCTCAAGACGCTCGCGCGCGGCGAAGTGATGGTCGACGACCAGATGCGCACGAACCTCCCCAACGTCTTCGCGATTGGCGATGTGGTGGGCGGGAAGCTCCTGGCGCACAAGGCGGAGGAGGAGGGGGTGGTGGCCGCCGAGGTGATTGCGGGAAAGCCCGTGCACATGCACTACCACTCCATGCCAGGCGTGGTGTACACCTGGCCAGAGATTGCAACCGTGGGGCTCACGGAGCAGGAGGTCAAGGCGAGCGCTCGCGCATACAAGGTGGGGAAGTTCCCCTTCTCGGCCAACGGGCGCGCGCGCACGATGGGCGAGACCAACGGCTTCGTGAAGATGATCGCCGACGCGCAGACGGACGAGTTGTTAGGCTGCCACATGATTGGCGCCAACGTCTCCGACCTGCTGGCGGAGGTCGTGCTGGCGTTCGAGTATCGCGGGTCGAGCGAGGACATCGGGATCACGGTGCACTCGCACCCCACGCTGAGCGAGGTGACGAAGGAAGCGGCGTTGGCGGTGCTGGGGCGCGCAATTCATATCTAG
- the odhB gene encoding 2-oxoglutarate dehydrogenase complex dihydrolipoyllysine-residue succinyltransferase — protein sequence MLSIKVPVLGESIVEATISRWLKKEGDRVNAGETLVELETDKVTVEVPALKAGVVTRVLKREGDVVKVDEILCEIDEGGGAGAAAAASTAATAPVSAPAAAPVAAPVAAPATSAAPVPAAPAAESTSERASPAARRVAAEEGVDLSQVSGTGRGGVVSKPDVIEHLAASSAAPAPSSAATQRAAANTAPATAPVAAPAAAPAPADAPQPVAAPMRPPVLGAPRESREKMTTRRKRMAEHLLESHQSTAPLTTFNEIDMTTVEALRARIKDKIEKEHGVRLSFMPFFVKAVCMALKQHPVVNAKVDGDHIQYHHYVNMGIAVAADAGLVVPNLKDADRMSILDIARAIVAVAKKARDGKLTMDDLTGGTFTITNGGVFGSLISTPIINFPQVGILGLHKVQERAMVVNGAIAIRPMMYVALSYDHRIIDGQQAVLFLVRVKELMEDPALMVVE from the coding sequence ATGCTCTCGATCAAAGTCCCGGTCCTCGGTGAATCCATCGTCGAAGCCACCATTTCACGGTGGCTCAAGAAGGAGGGAGACCGGGTGAACGCGGGCGAGACCCTGGTCGAACTGGAGACGGACAAGGTAACGGTCGAGGTTCCGGCGCTGAAAGCCGGGGTCGTGACGCGAGTGCTCAAGCGGGAAGGGGATGTGGTGAAGGTGGACGAGATCCTGTGCGAGATCGACGAGGGGGGCGGTGCGGGTGCGGCCGCTGCGGCAAGCACGGCAGCGACCGCGCCGGTGAGTGCGCCGGCGGCCGCGCCGGTTGCCGCGCCGGTTGCCGCGCCGGCTACGTCGGCGGCGCCGGTTCCTGCCGCGCCGGCGGCTGAGTCGACGTCGGAGCGGGCCTCGCCCGCGGCGCGCCGTGTGGCCGCAGAGGAGGGCGTCGACCTGTCACAGGTGAGTGGCACCGGACGGGGCGGCGTCGTGAGCAAGCCGGACGTGATCGAGCACCTGGCTGCGTCGAGCGCGGCACCGGCGCCCTCGTCAGCCGCAACGCAGCGCGCGGCGGCAAACACGGCGCCGGCAACGGCGCCGGTAGCGGCCCCTGCTGCCGCACCCGCTCCCGCCGACGCACCGCAGCCCGTCGCCGCGCCGATGCGCCCCCCCGTGCTCGGCGCCCCGCGCGAATCGCGCGAAAAGATGACCACGCGCCGCAAGCGCATGGCCGAGCACTTGCTGGAGTCGCACCAGTCGACAGCGCCGCTCACGACGTTCAACGAGATCGACATGACCACCGTCGAGGCGTTGCGCGCCAGGATCAAGGACAAGATCGAGAAAGAGCACGGCGTCCGCCTCTCGTTCATGCCCTTCTTCGTGAAGGCGGTGTGCATGGCGCTCAAGCAGCACCCGGTGGTGAACGCCAAGGTGGATGGCGATCACATCCAGTATCACCACTACGTGAACATGGGGATCGCGGTGGCGGCCGATGCCGGGCTCGTCGTCCCGAACCTGAAGGATGCCGACCGCATGTCGATCCTCGACATCGCGCGCGCTATCGTCGCCGTGGCCAAGAAGGCGCGCGATGGAAAGCTCACGATGGATGACCTCACGGGCGGGACATTCACCATCACCAACGGTGGCGTCTTCGGTTCGCTCATCTCGACCCCCATCATCAACTTCCCGCAGGTGGGGATCCTGGGGCTGCACAAGGTGCAGGAGCGCGCGATGGTGGTGAACGGCGCGATCGCGATTCGCCCCATGATGTACGTCGCCCTCTCCTACGACCATCGCATCATCGACGGGCAGCAGGCGGTGCTGTTCCTCGTGCGGGTGAAGGAGTTGATGGAGGATCCGGCGCTGATGGTGGTGGAGTAG
- a CDS encoding zinc-binding dehydrogenase: MRALTISAHGGLEQLQYRDDLPAPTIASPTDVLVRMKAAALNRLDMFMLGGLPGITITPPWVVGSDGAGVVEAVGAGVTSVRVGDHVVLNPGRSCRHCEYCTSGDSPLCLHYGIAGEHFPGTLCEQLVVPEWYVAPIPPRIPFAEAAAFPLATLTAWRMLVSRARLEPGEHVLIWGIGGGVALQALQIAKSIGAITWVTSGSDEKLARAKALGADEVINHARGDVGKEIRARTGKRGVDVVVDSVGEKTWAQSLGALGKRGRLVTCGGTSGPRLEMDVRRLFWNQWTIMGSTMGNEEEFAAATAWFAEGKIRAVVDSVHALADGRAAYERLGSGAQFGKVVLEI, from the coding sequence GTGCGCGCCCTGACCATCTCCGCCCACGGGGGGCTCGAGCAGCTCCAGTACCGGGACGACCTGCCGGCGCCAACCATCGCCTCACCCACCGACGTCCTGGTGCGAATGAAGGCCGCGGCGCTCAATCGGCTGGACATGTTCATGCTGGGCGGGCTCCCCGGGATCACGATCACCCCGCCCTGGGTGGTCGGGTCCGACGGCGCAGGCGTGGTCGAGGCGGTGGGGGCGGGGGTCACCTCGGTCCGCGTCGGCGATCACGTCGTCCTCAATCCCGGGCGCAGTTGCCGCCACTGCGAGTACTGCACCTCGGGCGACTCGCCGCTCTGCCTTCACTACGGGATCGCGGGGGAACACTTCCCCGGGACGTTGTGCGAACAGCTCGTCGTCCCCGAGTGGTACGTGGCCCCTATCCCGCCCCGGATCCCGTTCGCGGAGGCGGCCGCCTTTCCGCTGGCAACGCTCACCGCGTGGCGCATGCTGGTGAGCCGTGCTCGCCTCGAACCCGGCGAGCATGTGCTCATCTGGGGCATCGGTGGCGGCGTGGCGCTGCAGGCGCTGCAGATAGCCAAGTCGATCGGCGCCATCACCTGGGTCACGTCGGGGAGCGACGAGAAGCTGGCGCGTGCCAAGGCGTTAGGCGCGGACGAGGTGATCAACCATGCCCGGGGCGACGTGGGCAAGGAGATCCGCGCACGCACGGGCAAGCGCGGCGTCGACGTGGTGGTCGACAGCGTGGGGGAGAAGACGTGGGCGCAGTCGCTGGGCGCGTTAGGCAAGCGTGGGCGCCTCGTGACCTGCGGCGGCACCTCGGGGCCCAGGCTGGAGATGGACGTGCGCCGCCTCTTCTGGAACCAGTGGACGATCATGGGTTCGACCATGGGGAACGAGGAGGAGTTCGCCGCGGCGACGGCATGGTTCGCCGAGGGGAAGATCCGCGCCGTCGTCGACTCGGTGCACGCGCTGGCCGATGGCCGGGCGGCGTACGAGCGCCTGGGGTCGGGGGCGCAGTTCGGGAAGGTCGTGCTCGAGATCTGA
- a CDS encoding GNAT family N-acetyltransferase — MSVPYRVRRAVADDVETIVAFTADEARESEGIAPDRSTIARGVAAAFAEPARALYWVAESLDGAVVAHSSIVTEWSDFHGADYWWVQSLYIEPAHRGTGLVGLLLDTLADAARAAGTRDLRLYAHEGNARALQAYARNGFLRAPYAIMTREL; from the coding sequence ATGAGCGTTCCCTATCGCGTGCGTCGTGCGGTCGCGGACGACGTCGAGACGATCGTTGCCTTCACGGCCGACGAGGCGCGCGAATCGGAAGGGATCGCACCCGATCGCTCGACGATCGCGCGCGGCGTCGCCGCGGCTTTCGCCGAACCAGCGCGTGCCCTGTACTGGGTCGCCGAGTCGCTCGACGGGGCGGTCGTCGCGCACAGCTCGATCGTCACCGAATGGAGCGACTTTCACGGGGCAGACTACTGGTGGGTGCAGAGCCTCTACATCGAGCCGGCGCATCGCGGGACCGGATTGGTCGGGCTTCTGCTCGACACGCTGGCCGACGCCGCGCGCGCCGCAGGGACGCGCGACCTGCGCCTGTACGCGCACGAAGGGAATGCCCGCGCCCTGCAGGCCTATGCGCGCAACGGCTTCCTGCGCGCGCCGTATGCCATCATGACCCGCGAACTCTGA
- a CDS encoding alpha/beta fold hydrolase has translation MAEYPSLTVTRDFTVDAPTLYRAFTTGWSDWFGEADTARIHAIVGAPFFFEVAQRAEDGTVRQRHPHYGRFLQLIPDALVSLTWVTGSAGTGGAETVVTIRLHPGDVSTAPGAPSTTVTLTHDRFASAESRDRHAQAWPMVLDHLARTLESAGANSRAPSPTLPSNRSIPEATLIPVRSYPDVDGAVTWMRDALGCRERLRIPGHRVQLTIGNGAVVAVAWDASSNPSAGRPPATLMVRVADVDATYARAIALGAAGVTPPATHPYGERQAVLKDPFGHSWTLSQTVADVDPAEWGGHLVMEEDERTRGREACPSEGWGREACPSEGWGRVSDERMESAEREGAGEWLRWDRSVDVEGVALRVHGIVAPGGAGNLRAPVLVFLHDSLGCVETWRDFPAELARRTGLDAIVYDRRGYGKSAPFPSEARTPHYLAQEGTVLLRLLDALDVQSAVLFGHSDGGTIALYAAAQAPGRIRAIVSEAAHVIVEELSLDGIRAAREALRTTDLRERLVRYHGDKVDGVTSAWIDTWLDPGFRDWNMLRELPQVVASLLAVQGEGDEYGTPAQVRAIVEGVSGPVRALMIPTVGHTPHRDARDVVLDASARWINEHVPVPS, from the coding sequence ATGGCCGAGTACCCCTCGCTGACCGTGACGCGCGACTTCACAGTCGACGCCCCCACGCTCTATCGCGCCTTCACCACCGGTTGGAGCGACTGGTTCGGCGAGGCCGACACGGCGCGCATACATGCCATCGTTGGGGCCCCGTTCTTCTTCGAGGTCGCGCAACGCGCCGAGGACGGCACCGTGCGACAGCGCCATCCGCACTACGGCCGTTTCCTCCAACTCATCCCGGATGCACTGGTCTCGCTCACCTGGGTCACCGGGAGCGCCGGTACTGGAGGTGCCGAGACGGTCGTGACGATCCGGCTCCACCCTGGGGACGTGTCGACCGCGCCGGGAGCGCCATCGACGACCGTCACGCTCACGCACGATCGATTCGCCAGCGCCGAGTCGCGCGACCGGCACGCGCAGGCCTGGCCAATGGTCCTCGACCATCTCGCGCGGACGCTGGAGTCGGCAGGTGCAAACTCTCGCGCGCCGTCACCGACGCTCCCGTCCAATCGTTCCATTCCCGAGGCAACGCTTATCCCCGTGCGCAGCTACCCCGACGTCGACGGGGCGGTGACCTGGATGCGAGATGCCCTGGGCTGTCGCGAGCGCTTGCGCATTCCCGGCCACCGTGTGCAGCTGACGATCGGGAACGGGGCCGTGGTGGCCGTCGCCTGGGACGCGTCGTCGAACCCGTCCGCGGGACGGCCGCCGGCCACCCTGATGGTGCGCGTCGCCGATGTCGACGCCACCTACGCGCGCGCCATCGCACTCGGCGCCGCCGGGGTGACGCCCCCCGCCACACACCCGTATGGCGAGCGCCAGGCAGTGCTCAAGGACCCCTTCGGCCATTCGTGGACGCTGTCGCAGACTGTGGCGGACGTCGATCCGGCGGAGTGGGGCGGGCACCTCGTGATGGAAGAGGACGAGAGGACGAGAGGACGAGAGGCCTGCCCCAGCGAAGGCTGGGGACGAGAAGCCTGCCCCAGCGAAGGCTGGGGACGAGTGAGTGACGAGCGGATGGAGTCGGCGGAACGGGAGGGCGCGGGCGAATGGCTGCGGTGGGATCGCTCGGTGGACGTCGAGGGCGTGGCGTTGCGCGTGCACGGGATCGTGGCGCCCGGGGGGGCCGGGAACCTGAGGGCACCGGTGCTGGTCTTCCTGCACGACTCGTTAGGGTGCGTGGAGACATGGCGCGACTTTCCCGCCGAATTGGCGCGCCGCACCGGGCTCGACGCCATCGTCTATGACCGGCGCGGCTACGGCAAGTCGGCACCGTTCCCCAGCGAAGCGCGCACGCCGCACTACCTGGCGCAGGAAGGGACCGTCTTGTTGCGCCTGCTCGACGCGCTCGACGTTCAATCGGCCGTCCTCTTCGGGCACAGCGACGGAGGGACGATCGCGCTGTACGCGGCGGCGCAGGCCCCTGGGCGCATCCGGGCGATCGTGAGCGAAGCAGCGCACGTCATCGTGGAGGAACTCTCGCTCGACGGTATTCGCGCGGCGCGCGAGGCGCTGCGCACGACCGACCTCCGCGAGCGTCTGGTCCGCTACCATGGCGACAAGGTCGATGGTGTCACGTCGGCGTGGATCGACACCTGGCTCGATCCCGGCTTTCGCGACTGGAACATGCTCCGCGAGCTCCCGCAGGTCGTCGCGTCCCTACTCGCCGTGCAGGGCGAAGGCGACGAGTACGGCACCCCAGCACAGGTCCGAGCAATTGTCGAGGGAGTCTCGGGGCCCGTTCGCGCGCTGATGATCCCAACCGTTGGCCATACGCCGCATCGCGACGCGCGCGACGTCGTGCTCGACGCGTCGGCCCGGTGGATCAACGAGCACGTACCCGTGCCGTCGTAG
- a CDS encoding acetate--CoA ligase family protein: MTAPDRARSANLAPLLAPRTIAVIGASPRVSNMGHQILSNLLDFGFAGTVYPVNPTAHAIRAVRAYPTIADVPEPVDTAIVVVPKEQALAVAEQCGAAGVKGLIVITAGFREVGGSGVALERDLMATVRRHGMRMIGPNCMGVVNADPAVAMNATFAPIMPPFGHSAFVSQSGALGMSVLDYAREYGIGISQFVSIGNSPDIGSTDLLEQWEHDPAVRVILMYVENFGDPRRFLATASRITKSKPIIVVKSGRSNAGARAASSHTGALAASDSAVDAMLTQAGVLRANSIEDLFDMAMAFGTRLRPRSRRTAVLTNAGGPGILAADALEHQGLELVDLSPATVAALRPLFPPEASIRNPLDMIASATPAGYKAALTAFLDDPNIDAVVPIFVPPFGVKQEDVAEAIVSAQATHPEKSMFAVLMGLKGLPQGRAELHAAGIPAYIFPESAARALNALDRQREWEERPAAQARLRSVNREAARSLVQRAREERRTALTQDEAIALLDTYGIPVAHVRHVPLDGDLGDAAASVGYPLVMKLDSPDITHKTDVGGVRVGIGDVDELRAAHQEMLARARALAPDARVAGVVLQRMIGGGRETILGITRDPRFGPLLMFGLGGVFVEAMQDVVFRVAPVDDAQALDMVRGIRAARVLQGMRGAPPADEAALVEAIVRLGQLAADFPEIEELDVNPLLALPQGAVAVDARVQLQRP; encoded by the coding sequence ATGACCGCTCCGGACCGCGCGCGCAGCGCCAACCTCGCCCCGCTCCTCGCCCCACGCACCATCGCCGTCATCGGCGCCTCGCCGCGCGTGAGCAACATGGGGCACCAGATCCTCTCCAACCTGCTCGACTTCGGCTTCGCGGGCACCGTCTATCCGGTGAATCCCACGGCGCACGCCATCCGAGCCGTGCGTGCCTACCCGACCATTGCCGATGTCCCCGAACCGGTCGACACCGCGATCGTCGTGGTCCCCAAGGAGCAGGCGTTGGCGGTGGCGGAGCAGTGTGGCGCCGCGGGGGTGAAGGGGCTGATCGTGATCACCGCCGGCTTTCGCGAGGTAGGGGGGAGCGGGGTGGCGCTCGAGCGCGATCTCATGGCCACCGTGCGGCGCCACGGGATGCGGATGATCGGCCCCAACTGCATGGGGGTGGTCAACGCCGACCCCGCCGTGGCGATGAACGCGACCTTCGCCCCCATCATGCCCCCGTTCGGGCACTCCGCCTTCGTCTCGCAGTCCGGCGCCCTGGGGATGAGCGTCCTCGACTACGCCCGCGAGTACGGCATCGGCATATCACAGTTTGTGTCGATCGGCAACTCGCCCGATATCGGCAGCACCGACCTCCTGGAGCAGTGGGAGCACGACCCCGCCGTTCGCGTGATCCTGATGTACGTGGAGAACTTCGGCGATCCGCGTCGCTTCCTCGCCACGGCGTCGCGCATCACCAAGTCCAAGCCGATCATCGTCGTGAAGTCGGGGCGCTCCAACGCCGGCGCACGCGCCGCGTCGTCGCACACCGGGGCGCTCGCCGCGAGCGACTCCGCCGTCGACGCCATGCTGACACAGGCCGGCGTCCTGCGCGCCAACTCGATCGAGGACCTCTTCGACATGGCGATGGCCTTCGGTACCCGGCTGCGCCCACGCTCACGCCGCACCGCCGTATTGACCAACGCCGGCGGCCCGGGGATCCTCGCCGCCGATGCGCTCGAGCACCAGGGGCTCGAACTCGTCGACCTCAGCCCGGCCACCGTGGCGGCGCTGCGCCCGCTCTTTCCGCCGGAAGCATCGATCCGCAATCCACTCGACATGATCGCGTCGGCGACCCCCGCCGGCTACAAGGCGGCGCTCACCGCATTTCTCGATGACCCGAACATCGACGCCGTCGTCCCGATCTTCGTCCCGCCGTTCGGCGTCAAGCAGGAAGATGTGGCCGAAGCCATCGTCAGCGCGCAGGCCACGCATCCCGAAAAGTCGATGTTCGCCGTCCTCATGGGACTCAAGGGCCTGCCGCAGGGTCGCGCCGAGTTGCACGCGGCGGGGATCCCGGCCTACATCTTCCCCGAGAGTGCAGCGCGCGCCCTCAACGCCCTCGATCGCCAGCGTGAATGGGAGGAACGTCCCGCCGCGCAGGCGCGGCTTCGGAGCGTGAATCGCGAGGCAGCGCGGTCGCTGGTCCAGCGCGCGCGCGAGGAGCGACGCACGGCGCTCACGCAGGACGAGGCCATCGCCCTCCTCGACACGTACGGCATCCCGGTGGCACACGTTAGGCACGTCCCGCTCGACGGTGACCTCGGCGACGCGGCGGCGAGCGTGGGCTATCCGCTCGTCATGAAACTCGACTCGCCCGACATCACCCACAAGACCGACGTCGGCGGCGTTCGCGTGGGAATTGGCGATGTCGACGAGCTGCGCGCCGCGCACCAGGAAATGCTCGCGCGCGCGCGCGCCCTTGCACCTGACGCCCGCGTCGCGGGCGTGGTGCTGCAGCGGATGATTGGCGGTGGCCGCGAAACCATCCTGGGCATCACGCGCGACCCGCGCTTCGGGCCGCTCCTCATGTTTGGACTGGGCGGTGTCTTCGTCGAGGCGATGCAGGACGTGGTCTTCCGCGTCGCCCCGGTCGACGATGCGCAGGCGCTGGACATGGTGCGCGGGATCCGCGCCGCGCGCGTGCTGCAAGGGATGCGTGGGGCGCCGCCGGCAGACGAAGCGGCCCTCGTCGAGGCGATTGTCCGCCTGGGTCAGCTCGCCGCCGACTTCCCCGAGATCGAGGAGTTGGACGTGAATCCCCTCCTCGCGCTGCCGCAGGGAGCGGTGGCGGTCGACGCGCGCGTGCAATTGCAGCGGCCGTAG
- a CDS encoding (4Fe-4S)-binding protein, which translates to MGTRLQTYDGPGITVTFDPTICRHTGICVRGLPAVFDVRRKKWIDVDADSAEAIAAQVARCPSGALQSVRREE; encoded by the coding sequence ATGGGGACTCGCCTACAGACCTACGACGGCCCGGGAATCACCGTCACTTTCGACCCGACGATCTGCCGGCATACCGGCATTTGCGTGCGCGGACTGCCGGCGGTCTTTGACGTGCGTCGCAAGAAGTGGATCGACGTCGATGCCGACTCGGCCGAGGCAATCGCCGCGCAGGTGGCGCGCTGTCCGTCGGGGGCGTTGCAGAGCGTGCGCCGCGAGGAGTAA